In Thermodesulfobacteriota bacterium, the following proteins share a genomic window:
- a CDS encoding 2Fe-2S iron-sulfur cluster-binding protein — translation MSAPAQTAEAPGAPVKLTIDGRSVEAREGMTVLQAAREAGIEIPTLCYLEELSGYGSCRLCLVEVKAGRRTRTVVSCLYPVEEGLEVQTETEKIAHHRKLILELLAARWDRVDPALLKKYGADPERFAKHTTYCILCGLCVRQCAEIEGKNVLGFIGRGTERQVVVYPELAAKFCAQCAKGREMPCLEVCPTGVITSEFAAAGLTLPDKLPVAYPVCIKDDDNLRDVAKKVGDV, via the coding sequence ATGTCCGCACCCGCCCAGACCGCCGAAGCCCCCGGCGCCCCCGTGAAGCTCACCATCGACGGCCGCTCCGTCGAGGCCCGGGAGGGGATGACCGTCCTCCAGGCCGCCCGGGAGGCCGGCATCGAGATCCCCACCCTGTGTTACCTGGAAGAGCTCTCCGGGTACGGCTCCTGCCGCCTGTGCCTCGTGGAGGTCAAGGCGGGCAGGCGCACCCGCACCGTCGTCTCATGCCTCTACCCGGTGGAGGAGGGTTTGGAGGTCCAGACCGAGACCGAGAAGATCGCCCACCACCGAAAGCTCATCCTCGAGCTCCTCGCCGCCCGGTGGGACCGGGTGGACCCCGCCCTCCTGAAGAAGTACGGGGCCGACCCCGAGCGCTTCGCCAAACACACCACCTACTGCATCCTGTGCGGCCTGTGCGTGCGCCAGTGCGCCGAGATCGAGGGCAAGAACGTGCTCGGCTTCATCGGCCGGGGCACCGAGCGCCAGGTGGTGGTCTATCCCGAGCTCGCGGCGAAGTTCTGCGCCCAGTGTGCCAAGGGCCGCGAGATGCCCTGCCTCGAGGTCTGCCCCACCGGCGTCATCACCAGCGAGTTCGCCGCCGCCGGCCTCACCCTCCCCGACAAGCTCCCCGTAGCCTACCCCGTCTGCATCAAGGACGACGACAACCTGCGCGACGTCGCCAAGAAGGTGGGCGACGTGTAG